A window from Dunckerocampus dactyliophorus isolate RoL2022-P2 chromosome 15, RoL_Ddac_1.1, whole genome shotgun sequence encodes these proteins:
- the si:dkey-21e13.3 gene encoding uncharacterized protein si:dkey-21e13.3, whose translation MGHPHMLLTFTYPSVHKSSSLQPHAPHATENLNNALGAIRVLGLEMIEDELKPHLCTVLVTIQEGSELLYFVGCMSSSANQPSWCDVTLWLVIYMLLHTQRNRGACMIHTFRCLKFTYQNTLFRSCPDKGAAEQVVISGILPVLAWLLRSRGPLALLTARLVSELAKESVVRKGFGDSGLVVALLSVLTSPDQDLLRHAAQAVARVSYDSSKHQQSLLRKGAVPRLVAVLLRFPGNEVLEEVCLRALCNLSGMGVPEDAGVVWERNESATPGESVFHGVSSHTCGFLSSVTLVRVCHWAPAQHAISIEVVQRCSTSFLNLHANKQATGWFPFTGLWRCSKTPGRNAPRRSSLSTLMFHTFL comes from the exons ATGGGACATCCCCACATGCTGCTGACGTTCACGTACCCATCCGTCCACAAGTCCAGCAGCCTGCAGCCCCACGCGCCCCACG CCACAGAGAATCTGAACAATGCTTTAGGCGCCATCAGAGTCCTCGGACTGGAGATGATTGAAGATGAGCTGAAGCCTCACTTGTGCACGGTGCTGGTGACCATCCAGGAGGGAAGTGAGTTGCTCTACTTTGTGGGCTGCATGTCTTCATCAGCCAATCAGCCGTCCTGGTGTGACGTGACGCTGTGGTTAGTCATTTA CATGCTTCTGCACACCCAACGCAACAGAGGGG CTTGTATGATCCACACTTTTAGGTGCCTGAAGTTCACGTATCAAAACACGTTGTTCCGCTCGTGTCCAGACAAGGGCGCCGCTGAGCAGGTGGTGATTAGCGGCATCCTTCCGGTTCTGGCGTGGTTGCTGAGGAGCAGAGGTCCTTTGGCGCTGCTGACGGCCAGACTGGTGTCGGAACTCGCCAAGGAAT CTGTGGTGCGTAAAGGGTTCGGAGACTCTGGCCTGGTCGTGGCTCTGCTGTCCGTGCTGACCAGTCCGGACCAGGACCTGCTGAGACACGCTGCCCAGGCCGTCGCTCGAGTGTCTTATGACAGCT CTAAACATCAGCAGTCGCTCCTACGCAAAGGGGCGGTGCCTCGGCTGGTGGCCGTCCTGCTCCGCTTCCCCGGCAACGAGGTCCTGGAGGAGGTGTGCCTTCGGGCCCTGTGCAACCTCAGCGGCATGGGCGTACCGGAAGATGCAGGGGTGGTGTGGGAGAGGAACGAGTCCGCCACACCCGGGGAGTCTGTCTTCCACGGCGTCTCCTCACACACGTGCGGCTTCCTGTCCTCTGTGACATTGGTGCGCGTGTGCCACTGGGCGCCGGCGCAGCACGCCATCAGCATCGAAGTGGTGCAGCGATGCTCCACCTCCTTCTTGAACTTGCACGCCAACAAACAGGCCACCGGATGGTTCCCCTTCACTGGTTTGTGGAGATGTTCAAAGACCCCAGGGAGGAATGCCCCCAGGCGCTCCAGCCTGAGCACGCTGATGTTCCACACCTTCCTCTGA
- the si:ch73-127m5.2 gene encoding uncharacterized protein si:ch73-127m5.2: MDQSTRVLGLDAQGNMVFTVVKPVMGLFQVSSSDQVGTVTQGGMGLQGLAENTLVLPPTQDQVSLETTQVEMEAVQPQMQGPAPVQAEEAVQNQGPPQNSDFSTQMPFAEVSSLLDPNMKGSKARKHLISYEEIKRRLQAPEKMSLRSLAAYTRVSRGPASKKTLLESLNVLGLTPSTTTSVSSSFSKLTEGDTRALCEDMKDFSHDYIDYGNMAKQLIPETNTVQHWSKIIETKNHLEDMRKCFKDPTNSGSFDSVTHGLGLGMLDVALDVIVMVIEQQIHILSGAAATVGTSHSARHTQRIRRRQRKTSNRASLGVKEQGKVISKGKGPSRVKKEIHQEGGAASPVQPCKMDDMQDNVITLVAVGYETVSTGLAGSTPA, encoded by the exons ATGGATCAGTCCACAAGGGTGCTGGGTCTGGATGCGCAGGGCAACATGGTGTTCACAGTGGTCAAGCCTGTCATGGGACTCTTCCAGGTGTCCTCCTCAGACCAAGTGGGCACTGTGACCCAGGGGGGTATGGGTCTGCAGGGCTTAGCTGAAAACACGCTGGTCCTCCCTCCCACACAAGACCAGGTCTCGCTGGAGACCACCCAGGTGGAAATGGAAGCCGTCCAGCCTCAGATGCAGGGTCCCGCCCCAGTCCAGGCTGAGGAAGCGGTGCAGAATCAGGGACCTCCACAGAACTCAGACTTCTCCACCCAGATGCCCTTTGCAGAGGTGTCCTCCCTCCTGGACCCCAACATGAAGGGCTCCAAGGCTC GAAAACATCTCATCTCCTACGAGGAGATCAAACGTCGCCTGCAGGCTCCGGAGAAGATGTCCCTGCGCTCTCTGGCTGCCTACACCCGAGTGAGCCGAGGGCCAGCCAGCAAGAAGACGCTCCTGGAGTCCCTGAACGTCCTCGGCCTCACGCCCAGCACCACGACCTCcgtttcctcctccttctccaaaCTCACTGAAG GTGACACCAGAGCGTTGTGCGAGGACATGAAGGACTTCTCACACGACTACATTGACTACGGCAACATGGCCAAACAGCTCATCCCCGAGACAAACACAGTCCAACACTGGTCCAAAATCATCGAGACCAA GAACCACCTGGAGGACATGAGGAAGTGTTTCAAGGATCCCACCAATAGCGGCTCGTTCGACAGCGTGACGCACGGCCTGGGTCTGGGGATGCTGGACGTGGCTCTGGACGTGATCGTCATGGTCATCGAGCAGCAGATTCACATCCTGTCAGGCGCCGCTGCCACCGTGGGGACGTCCCACTCCGCCCGGCACACGCAACGCATCCGCAGGCGGCAGCGCAAGACCTCCAACAGAGCGTCCCTCGGGGTCAAGGAGCAAGGGAAGGTCATCTCCAAGGGCAAGGGGCCAAGCAGAGTGAAGAAGGAGATCCATCAGGAAGGCGGAGCTGCCAGCCCAGTGCAGCCTTGCAAGATGGATGACATGCAGGACAACGTGATCACGCTGGTGGCTGTGGGGTATGAGACGGTTTCTACTGGGCTTGCTGGGTCCACACCGGCCTGA